Genomic DNA from Streptomyces sp. NBC_01571:
ACCGCAGCAGCACCGCTCGTGTGTCGAACCCGCGGAGCGGGCTGCCGTACGCGCCGCCGGGGACGGGCGCCGTGTCCGGAGCCGGGGGGAGCGGCGCACCGCGGGACCAGGCCGCCGCGTACGCGCGGACGGTGTCCGCGGCCGGCCGCAGATGGTGGGCGCGCCAGCTCGCCCGGTGGTCCGCGACCGCGAGGGCGGCCGCGGACCTGGCCCGCACGTCGACCGGTTCGTCCAGCCAGGGTTCGACGCGCCGCGTCAGCTCGGCCACCAGCCGCCGCCCCAGCTCGTTGAGCCCGTCCGCCGAGCCGATCGCGCGCAGCGCGTGCGCCGTCTGGCAGCGCCACAGCGCGAACTCGAACTGCCCGAGCACATGGACGCGCCGCCGCCAGAACGCGGTGACCCCGAAGAAGGCGTACACACCCTGGAGCAGGCCGCCCAGCGGTCGCGGATCGTCGCGCCAGGGGGCGTAGTGCAGCCGGTCGTCCCGGTCGTCGTACAGGGTGAACAGGTGCATGAACGCGCTGAGTTTGTTGTGCTGGAACTCGTGCACCAGTGTCGAGGCGAACTGCTCGGCGTCGTCCGGCGCCGAGGCCAGGGCGCCGCCGAAGGCCTCGCCCGACGACGCGCTGTGCGGCCGGAACCGCTCGGCGCGCGGACGGGGCACCACCGACACCAGCCCGCCCGCCAGCGCCCGGGCGCCCTCGGTGTCGGTGCGCCGGAGGATGTCCCAGGCCGGGGCGAACAGCGCCTGCCACTCGGCGACCGGGGCGACGGGTTCGACCCGGCCCGGTTTCCGCAGGTCGCGGTAGGGGTCGGTGTCGTCCAGGAGCAGGGTGCAGCCGGCCGCGCGCAGCTCCGTCAGGGCGTGCCAGTCCGGTCCCTCCAGCGGGCGCCCGGCGATCCGTACGTGTCCGGCGGTGGCGGAGACCTCGGCCACGTCCCAGTCGGCCGGGCCGGGTACCCGCATCGCCCCGAGCGCGGGCAGGACCGCCCATCCGTGCCGGACCGGGATCTCGGCGCGGAACTCCAGGCCGGCCCGGATCGCCGCGGCCGCCGCGATGGCGTGGAGGTGCCCGGTGTCCGCCCAGAGGGGCGCGTCGTCCTGGGCGGTCCCGCGCAGCCGGCGCAGCGTGTGGGACGCCCAGACGCCGACCGCCGGATACCCCAGCAGTTCTTCCACCGCGTCCCGTGCCGCCTCGGACGCGGTCCAGGCGCGGGCCAGCAGCCGCCAGCCCTCCGCCGGGGGAGGCAGCGGGCCGGGCGGTGCCGTCGCCGCCGAGTCCAGCAGGGCCCGTACGACGAGCAGCCGCCAGCTCCGCTCGCTCCTGCGCAGCAGGTCCACCGTCGCGGGGCCGCCCCCGCCGCCCAGCAGTTCGTCGAACGACTGCGGTGAGAGGACGTGGGGTCGGGCCGTCTGGTGCATGGGGGACCTGTTCGTTGCTGCCGGCGAGGGGGCGTCGACGCCTTCGGGCGGTCGCTGCGGCTGTCAGTCCTCGCGCTGCGGGTTGTAGCCGCCGAGGCTGCTGGCGGGGTCGTCGATGCGGCTGAGCAGCCGGCGCATGGAGCCCGACGCGGACGGCAGGTCCAGATGGGGCCAGGCGTCCAGCGGAACGTCGCTGAGGTCGATCAGCTCGGACTCGACTCCGGACTTCTCCATGGCGGCGCCCCTGTGACGGTGAAGGTGTGCGGTCAAGGTCGGTGATGCAACGTCTGATGCAGTGCCTGATGCGACGTCTGATGCGACGCCTGCGATCAATGCCCTATGTATCACTGAAATATGGCTTTTTCAGTGATTTGAGGCTACTTGAGTGACCCTAGTGCATCAGGGAGGTCACACAGAGCCACATCGCGCAATCGTCCCGGATCGGGTGACGTCCCCGGACCGAGTGACGCGTGGGCGCCGCGGGTAGGGACCGGGTGTGATTGAACTCGCTGAACTGATCGAGGAGTTGCGCAGGGAACTGACCGCGGCCCGGACGGCGGCGGAGGGGGAGGATCTGTACTTCGAGGTGGGTCCGGTGGAGCTGGAGGCGGCCGTGGTCGTGGAGCGCTCCGCGACGGCGGGCGGGAAGATCCGCTTCTGGGTGGTGGAGGCCGGCGCGGACGGACGCGTGGCCGACAGCGTCACGCACCGGGTAAAACTGACGCTCGATCCGCGCACCCACAGCGGCGGCGGACGCGCGCCGTGGGTGGGCGGGGCCGAGGCCGACCGGGAGCGCTGAGCCGTGCCGGGGCAGGAGCCGCGCCGCGGACTTGATCCGGTCCGGGTGGCGGAGGTGATGGTGCGTCCGGCGGCGGGCCGGGGCCCCGGGCGGCGTGGGTCCGGGTACCGGGTCGGGCTCCGCTGGGTGCTCACCGCCGCGCACGTGGTCCGCGACGCCGAGGGGGGAGTCACGGGCGTACGGTTCGAGGCCGACCGCGCCGCGGAGTGGACGGCGCCCGCGCAGGTGCTCCTGGCCTCCGACAAGGCGGACGTGGCGCTCCTGGAGATCGCCGGGACCGTACCGCGGGGCGTGCACGCGGCCGCGACCGGATCTCCCTCGTACGGGACGTTGCCCGACACGGACGTCGTCCTGCCGTGCGCCGCGATGGGCTTTCCACGCTTCAAGCTGCGCGAGGACCGGATGCGGCCGCTCGACGACGGTTCGGCGTCCCAGTACCGCGACTCCTGCCACGCCACGGGCATGACCTCGGTGCTGTCCAACCGCCGCGAGGGCACCCTCGAACTCGCGGTCACCCCACCGGAGTCGGACAGCGAACCGGACCGCTCCCCCTGGGAGGGCATGTCGGGCGCGGCCGTCTGGCACGACGGCACACTCGTCGGCCTGGTCAGCGCCCACCACCGCACGGACGGCCTCGGCCGGCTGGCCGCGGTGCGCGTGGACCGCTGGTACGAGTTGCTGACCGGGGCCGAACTGGCTTTGCTGCACGAGAACGCGGGCCTTCCCGCGTCGGCGGACGGGCTGGTCCGCTTCCCGCCCGCGGACACCACCGTCGCCGTCCCGGTCACCCTGGCGGACCTCCGCGACGACCTGCCGCTCGGTGAACTCGCGGGGCTGGTCACCGCGTTGACCACGCTGCCCACGGTGAGCGACCGCACCACCCTGGCGCTGGTCCTGAGCAGCATCGACCCGGTAGTCGCCGCGATGAGTCCCCGGATGCCGGCGCTGCGTCCCGACCTGTTCGGAATCCTGCGGACCTGCCTGAGCTACCCGGGAACCCTGGATCAACTTCTCGAAGCGATACGGTTGTTGGAGGGCGACTCCGCAGGGGTGGCCCGCATGGACCAAGAGGCGGTGGAGTTGTCCCGGCGCCACCGTCGAGCCGATGGGCGCCGCTGACCTGA
This window encodes:
- a CDS encoding trypsin-like peptidase domain-containing protein encodes the protein MPGQEPRRGLDPVRVAEVMVRPAAGRGPGRRGSGYRVGLRWVLTAAHVVRDAEGGVTGVRFEADRAAEWTAPAQVLLASDKADVALLEIAGTVPRGVHAAATGSPSYGTLPDTDVVLPCAAMGFPRFKLREDRMRPLDDGSASQYRDSCHATGMTSVLSNRREGTLELAVTPPESDSEPDRSPWEGMSGAAVWHDGTLVGLVSAHHRTDGLGRLAAVRVDRWYELLTGAELALLHENAGLPASADGLVRFPPADTTVAVPVTLADLRDDLPLGELAGLVTALTTLPTVSDRTTLALVLSSIDPVVAAMSPRMPALRPDLFGILRTCLSYPGTLDQLLEAIRLLEGDSAGVARMDQEAVELSRRHRRADGRR
- a CDS encoding HEXXH motif domain-containing protein — translated: MHQTARPHVLSPQSFDELLGGGGGPATVDLLRRSERSWRLLVVRALLDSAATAPPGPLPPPAEGWRLLARAWTASEAARDAVEELLGYPAVGVWASHTLRRLRGTAQDDAPLWADTGHLHAIAAAAAIRAGLEFRAEIPVRHGWAVLPALGAMRVPGPADWDVAEVSATAGHVRIAGRPLEGPDWHALTELRAAGCTLLLDDTDPYRDLRKPGRVEPVAPVAEWQALFAPAWDILRRTDTEGARALAGGLVSVVPRPRAERFRPHSASSGEAFGGALASAPDDAEQFASTLVHEFQHNKLSAFMHLFTLYDDRDDRLHYAPWRDDPRPLGGLLQGVYAFFGVTAFWRRRVHVLGQFEFALWRCQTAHALRAIGSADGLNELGRRLVAELTRRVEPWLDEPVDVRARSAAALAVADHRASWRAHHLRPAADTVRAYAAAWSRGAPLPPAPDTAPVPGGAYGSPLRGFDTRAVLLRWLLADPAGFAALRDDPGAVVAGAVVEDVALVEGRTPGARDAFHARAVRGGDPDAWVGLGLAARAAGDPAGEGLLARPELAMALHTALDGRADPLELGRALAPACAV
- a CDS encoding trypco2 family protein, producing the protein MIELAELIEELRRELTAARTAAEGEDLYFEVGPVELEAAVVVERSATAGGKIRFWVVEAGADGRVADSVTHRVKLTLDPRTHSGGGRAPWVGGAEADRER